The following coding sequences are from one Gadus morhua chromosome 10, gadMor3.0, whole genome shotgun sequence window:
- the htr4 gene encoding 5-hydroxytryptamine receptor 4 isoform X1 — protein MMLEMEELVNESNGMVKTLALICFLSLVMLMSILGNLLVMTAVCKDRQLRKIKTNYFIVSLAFADLMVSVLVMPFGAIELVTQSWIYGETFCLVRTSLDVLLTTASIMHLCCIALDRYYAICCKPLVYHNKMTPLRVTLMIGGCWVIPTVISFLPIMQGWNSIGIHHVVEERRHSEGSNSTACVFMVNKPYALTCSVVAFYIPLVLMVLAYQRIYVTARAHARQISMLQRAGDAGDSAANQRNHRMRMDTKAAKTLCIIMGCFCLCWAPFFVTNVVDPFIDYTVPGQLWVACLWLGYINSMLNPILYAFLNKSFRRAFLIILCCGRKRYRRPSLLVPRGPCTATQINGSTHMLKYSVLHNGHTKEQEKKILHIESRESCL, from the exons CAACGGGATGGTGAAGACGCTGGCCCTCATCTGCTTCCTGTCTCTGGTCATGCTGATGAGCATTCTGGGAAACCTGCTGGTCATGACGGCTGTCTGCAAGGATCGCCAGCTGAG gaaAATAAAGACCAACTACTTCATTGTCTCGTTGGCGTTCGCCGACCTGATGGTGTCGGTGCTGGTGATGCCGTTCGGGGCCATCGAGCTGGTCACCCAGAGCTGGATCTATGGAGAGACCTTCTGTCTGGTCCGCACCTCTCTGGATGTCCTGCTCACCACCGCCTCAATCATGCACCTCTGCTGCATCGCACTCGACCG gtaCTATGCGATCTGCTGCAAGCCGCTGGTCTATCATAACAAGATGACCCCTCTGCGGGTGACGCTGATGATTGGGGGCTGCTGGGTCATCCCCACCGTCATCTCCTTCCTACCCATAATGCAAGGCTGGAACAGCATCGGCATCCACCATGTG GTCGAGGAGCGACGCCACAGCGAGGGCAGCAACTCCACGGCGTGCGTCTTCATGGTCAACAAGCCGTACGCGCTCACCTGCTCGGTGGTGGCCTTCTACATCCCGCTGGTCCTCATGGTGCTGGCCTACCAGCGCATCTACGTGACGGCGCGCGCCCACGCGCGGCAGATCAGCATGCTGCAGCGGGCGGGCGACGCCGGCGACTCGGCCGCCAACCAGCGCAACCACCGCATGCGCATGGACACCAAGGCGGCCAAGACGCTCTGCATCATCATGGGCTGCTTCTGCCTGTGCTGGGCGCCCTTCTTCGTCACCAACGTGGTCGACCCCTTCATCGACTACACGGTGCCGGGCCAGCTGTGGGTGGCGTGCCTGTGGCTGGGCTACATCAACTCCATGCTGAACCCCATCCTCTACGCCTTCCTCAACAAGTCCTTCCGGCGGGCCTTCCTCATCATCCTGTGCTGCGGGAGGAAGCGGTACCGCCGGCCCTCCCTGCTGGTCCCGCGGGGGCCCTGCACGGCCACGCAGATCAACGGCTCCACGCACATGCTGAA gtattCTGTTCTCCACAATGGTCACacgaaggagcaggagaagaagatTTTACACATCGAGTCACGCGAGTCCTGCTTGtga
- the htr4 gene encoding 5-hydroxytryptamine receptor 4 isoform X2: MMLEMEELVNESNGMVKTLALICFLSLVMLMSILGNLLVMTAVCKDRQLRKIKTNYFIVSLAFADLMVSVLVMPFGAIELVTQSWIYGETFCLVRTSLDVLLTTASIMHLCCIALDRYYAICCKPLVYHNKMTPLRVTLMIGGCWVIPTVISFLPIMQGWNSIGIHHVVEERRHSEGSNSTACVFMVNKPYALTCSVVAFYIPLVLMVLAYQRIYVTARAHARQISMLQRAGDAGDSAANQRNHRMRMDTKAAKTLCIIMGCFCLCWAPFFVTNVVDPFIDYTVPGQLWVACLWLGYINSMLNPILYAFLNKSFRRAFLIILCCGRKRYRRPSLLVPRGPCTATQINGSTHMLNGCSSASKLLLWFCNTRPVPV, translated from the exons CAACGGGATGGTGAAGACGCTGGCCCTCATCTGCTTCCTGTCTCTGGTCATGCTGATGAGCATTCTGGGAAACCTGCTGGTCATGACGGCTGTCTGCAAGGATCGCCAGCTGAG gaaAATAAAGACCAACTACTTCATTGTCTCGTTGGCGTTCGCCGACCTGATGGTGTCGGTGCTGGTGATGCCGTTCGGGGCCATCGAGCTGGTCACCCAGAGCTGGATCTATGGAGAGACCTTCTGTCTGGTCCGCACCTCTCTGGATGTCCTGCTCACCACCGCCTCAATCATGCACCTCTGCTGCATCGCACTCGACCG gtaCTATGCGATCTGCTGCAAGCCGCTGGTCTATCATAACAAGATGACCCCTCTGCGGGTGACGCTGATGATTGGGGGCTGCTGGGTCATCCCCACCGTCATCTCCTTCCTACCCATAATGCAAGGCTGGAACAGCATCGGCATCCACCATGTG GTCGAGGAGCGACGCCACAGCGAGGGCAGCAACTCCACGGCGTGCGTCTTCATGGTCAACAAGCCGTACGCGCTCACCTGCTCGGTGGTGGCCTTCTACATCCCGCTGGTCCTCATGGTGCTGGCCTACCAGCGCATCTACGTGACGGCGCGCGCCCACGCGCGGCAGATCAGCATGCTGCAGCGGGCGGGCGACGCCGGCGACTCGGCCGCCAACCAGCGCAACCACCGCATGCGCATGGACACCAAGGCGGCCAAGACGCTCTGCATCATCATGGGCTGCTTCTGCCTGTGCTGGGCGCCCTTCTTCGTCACCAACGTGGTCGACCCCTTCATCGACTACACGGTGCCGGGCCAGCTGTGGGTGGCGTGCCTGTGGCTGGGCTACATCAACTCCATGCTGAACCCCATCCTCTACGCCTTCCTCAACAAGTCCTTCCGGCGGGCCTTCCTCATCATCCTGTGCTGCGGGAGGAAGCGGTACCGCCGGCCCTCCCTGCTGGTCCCGCGGGGGCCCTGCACGGCCACGCAGATCAACGGCTCCACGCACATGCTGAA tgGCTGCTCCTCTGCTTCCAAGCTGCTCCTGTGGTTCTGCAACACCAGGCCTGTGCCTGTctag